In one Pseudomonas sp. SCA2728.1_7 genomic region, the following are encoded:
- a CDS encoding DEAD/DEAH box helicase translates to MSIFIEQLKSLAWTQAFSSKALAKARAYAADDRVEIIEINDKKIEAFCVGSENQAYEQSIYLSEDRLGSVNLRCLCSCPVVIDCKHCAAVLYHLQGSADDASESDAQIPLGRALEHWLSTIPVPAKPAEEGAQTAGTRLFYKLKPTPVSGKWLLDIFKVSQLKSGELREVKPMYSLAEMLMRQPGYLSELDLRVARLLVAMHSHHAYYSGYPLEGSSGAELLEMLLRTSRLFLDFEDLRPLVPGAKRIGQFAWAEQADGGFRAQWSSAEAEQETVLALEPLYYLDREQRQIGPLFNELEEKLASHLTLAPDIPARQAMQFSHRMSAATRIPPPHQLTERVIDDVLPQPQLTLVSGRERSRWEYILEHRAALVFTYNGQPTVDRNPEVMILNGTETQRIQRQPAVEKKLRQILQKLGFKKATRKSSLDRPGEMFTLPDDSAWLGFMHEGLATLRASDWQVEVSPGFHFNVQPVEHWYAEVEEEAGHQWFDLQLGIVVNGQRYSLLPILLHLLRTQPRLLDPVNLAQRSDDEKLLIELKPSGFGDSSGAKVALPLSRVKPLMATLGELYLGGHQGDALRLSVPDAARLSMLDGVPLDWQGGERLRTFAKRLQNSSHTHVAAPAGLNAQLRPYQLEGLNWMQTLRELEVGGILGDDMGLGKTLQTLAHLLTEKHAGRLDCPALAVMPTSLIPNWLDEAERFTPQLKVLALHGTGRQKDFANLAEYDLVLTTYALLPRDLETLQPQLWSVLILDEAQNIKNPISKAAQAARDLQARQRLCLSGTPLENHLGELWSQFHFLMPGWLGDSKSFNRDYRTPIEKHGNVQRMQHLTARIKPFLLRRKKDQVATELPPKTEIVHWVDLSDGQRDVYETVRVAMDKKVRDEIARSGVARSQIIILDALLKLRQVCCDLRLINMPITAKALRSGSGKLVSLMEMLEELLGEGRRILLFSQFTSMLALIEEELQQRDIAYSLLTGDTTDRRTPVKDFQGGKVPLFLISLKAGGTGLNLTAADTVIHFDPWWNPAVENQATDRAYRIGQNNPVFVYKLIARGTVEEKIQALQQEKAALAGAVLEGGTTGGWKLEQSDIEALFAPLPVSKD, encoded by the coding sequence ATGAGCATTTTCATCGAGCAGCTCAAGTCGTTGGCCTGGACTCAGGCATTCAGTAGCAAGGCGCTGGCCAAGGCTCGCGCTTATGCCGCCGATGATCGGGTAGAGATCATCGAGATCAATGACAAAAAGATCGAGGCGTTCTGCGTCGGTTCGGAAAATCAGGCGTATGAACAAAGCATTTACCTGTCCGAAGATCGGCTGGGTTCCGTCAACTTGCGTTGCCTGTGCAGCTGTCCTGTTGTAATCGACTGCAAGCACTGCGCTGCGGTGCTCTATCACCTGCAGGGCAGTGCTGATGATGCGTCTGAAAGTGACGCACAGATCCCTTTGGGGCGGGCGCTGGAGCATTGGCTTTCGACCATTCCCGTGCCGGCCAAGCCTGCTGAAGAAGGCGCGCAAACCGCAGGCACGCGCCTGTTTTACAAGCTCAAGCCAACGCCTGTGAGCGGCAAGTGGCTGCTCGATATTTTCAAGGTTTCCCAGCTCAAGAGCGGCGAGTTACGCGAAGTCAAACCGATGTATTCGCTAGCGGAAATGCTCATGCGTCAGCCCGGCTACCTGTCCGAGCTGGATCTGCGCGTCGCCAGGCTGCTGGTTGCCATGCACTCCCACCACGCCTATTACAGCGGCTATCCGCTGGAAGGTAGCAGCGGCGCCGAACTGCTGGAAATGCTCCTGCGCACCTCGCGGCTGTTCCTCGATTTCGAGGATCTGCGACCGTTGGTGCCGGGCGCGAAGCGCATCGGCCAGTTCGCTTGGGCCGAGCAGGCAGACGGCGGTTTCCGTGCGCAGTGGAGCAGTGCCGAGGCTGAGCAGGAGACCGTGCTGGCGCTGGAGCCGCTTTATTACCTGGATCGTGAACAGCGGCAGATTGGCCCTCTGTTCAATGAACTGGAAGAAAAACTGGCCAGCCATTTGACGCTGGCACCGGATATTCCGGCGCGTCAGGCGATGCAGTTCAGCCACCGCATGAGCGCCGCGACGAGAATCCCGCCGCCCCACCAATTGACCGAACGAGTCATCGACGACGTACTTCCGCAGCCGCAACTCACCCTCGTCAGCGGTCGGGAGCGCTCGCGCTGGGAATACATTCTTGAGCACCGCGCCGCCCTGGTGTTTACCTACAACGGCCAGCCGACGGTGGATCGCAACCCGGAAGTGATGATCCTCAACGGTACCGAAACCCAGCGCATTCAACGCCAGCCTGCGGTGGAAAAGAAACTGCGCCAGATCCTGCAAAAGCTCGGTTTCAAGAAAGCCACGCGCAAGAGCTCGCTGGATCGTCCCGGCGAGATGTTCACGTTGCCGGATGATTCCGCCTGGCTCGGGTTTATGCACGAAGGGCTTGCCACGTTGCGCGCCTCGGACTGGCAAGTCGAGGTCAGTCCCGGCTTTCATTTCAATGTGCAACCGGTTGAGCACTGGTACGCCGAGGTCGAAGAAGAGGCTGGGCATCAGTGGTTTGATTTGCAGTTGGGTATCGTCGTCAATGGCCAGCGCTACAGTTTGCTGCCGATCCTTCTGCACTTGTTGCGCACCCAGCCGCGCTTGCTTGACCCGGTCAATCTGGCACAGCGCAGCGATGACGAAAAGCTCTTGATCGAACTGAAGCCCAGCGGCTTTGGTGACTCTTCGGGCGCCAAGGTCGCGCTGCCGCTGAGTCGGGTCAAGCCGCTGATGGCCACGCTGGGCGAGTTGTACCTGGGTGGTCATCAGGGCGATGCACTGCGTTTGAGTGTCCCGGATGCCGCGCGCTTGAGTATGCTCGATGGCGTGCCGCTGGATTGGCAGGGTGGCGAGCGGCTGCGCACCTTCGCCAAGCGCTTGCAGAATTCCAGTCACACCCACGTCGCTGCGCCGGCCGGCCTTAACGCGCAACTGCGCCCGTATCAGCTCGAAGGCCTGAACTGGATGCAGACACTGCGCGAGCTTGAGGTCGGCGGCATTCTGGGCGATGACATGGGGCTGGGCAAAACGCTGCAAACCCTGGCGCATCTGCTCACGGAAAAACACGCCGGGCGCCTCGATTGCCCGGCACTGGCGGTGATGCCGACCAGCCTGATTCCCAACTGGCTCGACGAGGCCGAGCGTTTCACCCCCCAGTTGAAAGTATTGGCGCTGCACGGCACGGGGCGGCAAAAGGATTTCGCTAATCTGGCTGAGTACGATCTGGTGCTAACCACTTACGCGTTGCTGCCAAGGGATTTGGAGACCTTGCAGCCGCAGCTGTGGAGCGTACTGATTCTCGACGAAGCGCAGAACATCAAGAACCCGATCAGCAAAGCGGCGCAAGCGGCCCGTGACCTGCAGGCCCGCCAGCGCTTGTGCCTGAGCGGCACGCCATTGGAAAACCACCTGGGCGAGCTTTGGTCGCAGTTCCACTTCCTGATGCCCGGTTGGCTTGGCGACAGCAAGTCCTTCAATCGCGATTACCGCACGCCAATCGAAAAGCACGGCAATGTTCAGCGTATGCAGCACCTGACAGCGCGCATCAAGCCGTTTTTGCTGCGCCGCAAAAAGGATCAGGTGGCCACCGAACTGCCGCCGAAAACCGAAATTGTCCATTGGGTTGATCTCAGCGACGGTCAGCGTGATGTCTATGAAACGGTGCGCGTGGCGATGGATAAAAAAGTCCGCGACGAAATTGCCCGCAGTGGCGTGGCGCGCAGTCAGATCATCATTCTTGATGCCTTGCTCAAGCTGCGTCAGGTCTGTTGCGACTTGCGCCTGATCAACATGCCGATAACGGCGAAGGCACTGCGTTCCGGCAGTGGCAAGCTGGTCAGCTTGATGGAGATGCTCGAGGAGTTGCTGGGCGAAGGTCGCCGGATCCTGCTGTTTTCCCAGTTCACTTCGATGCTCGCCTTGATCGAGGAAGAATTGCAGCAACGTGATATTGCCTATTCGCTGCTGACCGGTGACACCACGGATCGGCGCACACCGGTGAAGGATTTTCAGGGCGGCAAGGTGCCGTTGTTTCTGATCAGTCTGAAGGCCGGGGGGACCGGTTTGAACCTGACCGCTGCGGACACGGTGATCCACTTCGACCCTTGGTGGAACCCGGCGGTGGAAAATCAGGCCACCGATCGTGCGTATCGAATCGGGCAAAACAATCCGGTGTTTGTTTACAAGCTGATCGCTCGCGGCACGGTAGAGGAAAAAATCCAGGCGTTGCAGCAGGAGAAAGCTGCGTTGGCCGGGGCGGTGCTTGAGGGCGGGACGACGGGTGGCTGGAAGCTGGAGCAGAGTGACATTGAGGCGCTGTTTGCGCCGTTGCCTGTATCCAAGGATTGA